The DNA region CGATCTGGGACTTCTTCTTCGCGATCGCGGGCTCGTTGAGCGGGAACTTGACCCGGTGGTTGCCGTTGGACACGACCTTGCTCATCAGCGCGGAGTACTCGGTGGCGATGTCGTCGCCGACGAACTCCGCCATGTTCACGAAGCCCATGACGCGGTTGTACCAGTCGACCCAGAAGTCCATCTTGCCGAGCTCGACGTTGCCGACGCAGTGGTCGACGGCCTGGAACAGGCGCTTCGGGGCGTCGGTCGGACGCTCCAGGGAGCCGTTCTTGGCCACGTATCCCGGCAGGTACGGCCCGCTGTAGCGGGACCGGTCGATCAGCGTGTGGCGGGTGACGCCGTAGGTGGCGATGGCGGCGGTGCGCACGGTGCCGTTCTCGTCGGAGACGTCGTGCGGCTCCTCGAGGATGGTGGCGCCGGTGGCGCGGGCGTGCTCGACGCACTTGTCGACGTCGGGCACCTCCAGGGCCAGGTCGACGACGCCGTCGCCGTGCTCGCGGTGGTGGTCGAGCAGCGGGCTGTCCGGGCGCACACCGCCCTTGATGACGAAGCGCGCCGAGCCGGACTTCAGCACGAACGACTTGTGGTCGAAGTTGCCGGTCTCCGGGCCCGAGTAGGCGACCAGGGTCATCCCGAAGGCGGCCTGGTAGAACAGCGCGGTCTGCGTGGCGTTGCCCACGACGAAGACCACCGCGTCCATGGCGTTCACCGGGAACGGGTCCCGGCTCTCGTCGTAGTCGACAAGGCCGACGAGCTGGCGCAGCTGGTCGTAGCTGACCTCGTCCATCCCCAGTTCGCTGCGGCCGAGTGTCCCCGTCATCGCGTCCTCCTGCGTCTTCTTTCTTGCGGTAAACGTGAGCATCTGTCGATGAGGCAGGCTGTGCAACAGTTAGTTGTTTCACAGGACAACTTGACTAGTGTTTGGGGCTGAACCACTGGCAAAGTGGACACTGTGACTAGGAGGTGAACCCGTGTCTGATGATCACGGAGAGGAACTGGACGTACTCGATGCGCGACTGCTCCTGCTGCTCACCGACGAGCCCCGGCTGGGCGTGCTCGAATGCTCACGCAGACTCGGCGTGGCGCGCGGCACCGTGCAGGCGCGGATGGACCGGCTGGAGCGGCGCGGGATCCTCGGCGGGTTCCCGCCCGAACTCGACCTGGCCGCGATGGGCTACGGGCTCACCGCGTTCGCGGTCCTGGAGATCGCCCAGGGCAAGCGCACGGAGGTCGCCGACCGGCTCAGCGCCATCCCCGAGGTGTGCGAGGTCCACGCCACCACCGGGCAGGGCGACCTGCTCGTGCGGATGGTGGCGCGCGACAACGCCGACCTGCAGCGGGTGATCGACGGGGTGGTCAACGTCGAGTGGGTGGGCCGGACCTCGACCTCGATCGCGCTGTCGACGCCGGTGCCGACCAGGGTGCGGCCGCTGCTGGAGCGGATCGTCGGCTGAGTTGTCGGCGCCACAGCTGATCCACAACAGGATCGCAACAGTGGCGGACAAACCTCTCCGGTGACGGCCGAGTGGCCGGGACAGGGAGGAACGTCATGACCAAGCAGACGACCGGGCTGGGCCGGTCGATGATCGCGGCGGCCGGGCTGATGGTCGGCCTGACCATGCTGAGCGCGGTGCCCGCCACCGCGGCCCCGGCCGCACCGGCGAGCACCCAGACCGCGGCGGTCCAGCAGGTCTTCCTCGGCTACGAGTACGACGCGTGCTCGGGCTCGCTCAAGGTCAAGAACAAGTACGGCACGTATGTGCCGATCACCCGGGGCGTGTGGACCACCGTCGACGTCGCGATCAACGGCGACGGCTACTGGTTCTGGAAGTGCGGCAGCTCGGTGGAGTACTCCCGGGGCGAGCCCAACTACCGGCCGCGGGTGAAGCGGCTGCGGGTCTACCACAGCACCCAGAGCAGCAGCATCACCTGGAAGTGCTACGACCTGCTGTGACGCGCGGACGGCCGCCGGTGGCGCACCGGCGGCCGGTCGTCACCGCGCGGCTTCGTGGAGCAACTGGGCGACCGGGGTCACCGCGACCTTGCCGTCGACCTCGACGTACTTCAGCCTGCGTCGGCCGCGGGTGACGATGCTGGCGTTGTAGCGGCGGGGGAGCGCCCAGAACAGGATGACCAGCTGGAACTGGTAGAGCTCCAGGTACACGCCGTCGATGTCCCGCCAGGTCGACGCGAACCTGATGGCGCCGGACGAGCGGGTCAGCACCATGCCCTGCTCGGAGAAGTAGAACGCCTGCTTCCTGTAGGCGCCGATGGCCATGTACCCGCACAGGGCGGCCACGCCGCCGAAGACCAGGATGAGGATGATCGTCGTCAGGTCCCAGGTCGTCGTCGAGACGAACGGGGCAGGCGCGACCATCCCGAAGAACATCACCGCGCCGAACCACCAGAAGATCGCGTGCATTCGGCGATTCGGGTGCTGAAACCGGATGGCGAACGGCCCCAGGCCGAGGGCGTCGGCCCGTTTGGTGACGTTCTGGGGGACCGCGATGGGGGCGATGGACTGCTGATGGTCGGACACGACTGTCACGATGTCACTGGTGGGT from Alloactinosynnema sp. L-07 includes:
- the hppD gene encoding 4-hydroxyphenylpyruvate dioxygenase; the encoded protein is MTGTLGRSELGMDEVSYDQLRQLVGLVDYDESRDPFPVNAMDAVVFVVGNATQTALFYQAAFGMTLVAYSGPETGNFDHKSFVLKSGSARFVIKGGVRPDSPLLDHHREHGDGVVDLALEVPDVDKCVEHARATGATILEEPHDVSDENGTVRTAAIATYGVTRHTLIDRSRYSGPYLPGYVAKNGSLERPTDAPKRLFQAVDHCVGNVELGKMDFWVDWYNRVMGFVNMAEFVGDDIATEYSALMSKVVSNGNHRVKFPLNEPAIAKKKSQIDEYLEFYGGPGCQHIALATNDIIKTVTAMRAAGVEFLDIPDSYYDDPELRARIGEVRVPIELLKDNKILVDRDEDGYLLQIFTKPIGDRPTVFYEMIERHGSLGFGKGNFKALFEAIEREQERRGNL
- a CDS encoding Lrp/AsnC family transcriptional regulator: MSDDHGEELDVLDARLLLLLTDEPRLGVLECSRRLGVARGTVQARMDRLERRGILGGFPPELDLAAMGYGLTAFAVLEIAQGKRTEVADRLSAIPEVCEVHATTGQGDLLVRMVARDNADLQRVIDGVVNVEWVGRTSTSIALSTPVPTRVRPLLERIVG